From Vanacampus margaritifer isolate UIUO_Vmar chromosome 8, RoL_Vmar_1.0, whole genome shotgun sequence, a single genomic window includes:
- the LOC144056725 gene encoding RNA-binding motif, single-stranded-interacting protein 2-like — protein MLLSVPPRAGINPYSGFNSRNSKKQSYVSSGHQMAPPSPNNNSSSNSSGGGGGEQLSKTNLYIRGLHPGTTDQDLVKLCQPYGKIVSTKAILDKTTNKCKGYGFVDFDSPAAAQKAVTALKSSGVQAQMAKQQEQDPTNLYISNLPVSMDEQELESMLKSFGQVISTRILRDANGTSRGVGFARMESTEKCEAIIQHFNGKFIKTLPGVPVPTEPLLCKFADGGQKKRQNQGKYLPNGRPWARDGETGGMTLAYDPTALQNGFYSSPYSLAPNRMIAQTSLSPYMHSPVSSYQVHSPSWMHHQSYLMQPAGTVLTPAMDHAMSIQPTSMMGPLAQQLSHLSLGSTGTYIPANTTMQGTYIPQYNPVPPSNVPVEENGGQQQQVAMETPTEHTNYSYQHTK, from the exons CAGTCCTATGTGTCCTCCGGCCACCAGATGGCTCCCCCCAGTCCCAACAACAACAGtagcagcaacagcagcggaggaggaggcggcgaaCAGCTGAGTAAAACCAATCTGTACATCCGTGGCCTTCATCCGGGGACTACGGACCAAGACCTGGTGAAGCTCTGCCAGCC GTATGGCAAGATTGTGTCGACTAAAGCCATCTTGGATAAAACTACCAACAAATGTAAAG GCTACGGCTTTGTGGACTTTGACAGTCCGGCAGCAGCTCAGAAAGCTGTTACGGCTCTGAAATCAAGTGGCGTCCAGGCACAGATGGCCAAA CAACAAGAGCAGGACCCCACCAATCTGTACATCTCCAATTTGCCGGTGTCCATGGACGAGCAGGAGTTGGAGAGCATGCTCAAGTCCTTTGGGCAGGTCATTTCTACACGCATTCTGCGAGACGCCAATGGGACCAGCCGCGGTGTGGGTTTCGCCAG GATGGAGTCCACAGAGAAGTGTGAGGCCATAATTCAACATTTCAATGGCAAATTCATTAAGACTCTACCTGGAGTGCCGG TGCCCACAGAGCCCTTATTATGTAAGTTTGCAGATGGCGGTCAGAAAAAGAGGCAGAACCAGGGAAAGTACCTCCCCAACGGAAGGCCCTGGGCCAGAGACGGAGAGACT GGAGGAATGACGCTTGCGTATGACCCCACAGCATTACAAAATGG CTTCTACTCGTCGCCATACAGTCTAGCTCCAAACCGGATGATCGCCCAGACGTCCCTCTCACCTTACATGCATTCTCCCGTCTCATCCTACCAG GTGCACAGCCCGTCCTGGATGCACCACCAGTCATACCTCATGCAGCCAGCT GGTACAGTTCTTACCCCAGCAATGGATCACGCAATGTCCATCCAGCCCACGTCTATGATGGGACCTCTCGCCCAGCAGCTAAGCCACCTGTCCCTGGGCAGCACGGGCACA TATATTCCGGCCAACACAACTATGCAGGGAACTTACATCCCCCAGTACAACCCAGTGCCTCCCTCCAATGTCCCAGTAGag GAAAACGGTGGTCAACAGCAACAGGTTGCTATGGAAACTCCCACAGAACACACAAACTACTCGTACCAGCACACCAAGTGA